CGAAGACGCCATTGCGCTCATCCCCGATGAAAATGACCGCCGCCTTGGCGTGGTGGCCGTGCTGTCGCCTGCGGGTCGCGATATGCTGGCCGATATCGGGCGGTTTCGCATGGGCCGGCAATTGCGGCGTGAAATCGCCAAATTCGAAGACGACGCTGCTTTGCCGCAACGTTGGCGCTTTGTCGATCGGTTACCATCCGACAGTCAGGGCAAACGCCCGCTTCATTTGCTGCGTGCGCTTTTTGCCGATATGGAACCTGTGACACCTGAAATCGTTATACAAAATCGCGATGATGACCGCGTCAATCTGGCGCTGCGCCTGCCAACGGACCTGCTTTATTTCCGGGGCCATTTCCCCGGCATGCCGATCCTGCCCGGCGTGGTGCAACTGCATTGGGCGGTGGATCAGGCCGCAACGCTTTTTGACGTACCGGTCACCATCGGCGAGGTGACACAACTGAAATATCGCAAACCGATTGCACCGGGGTCAAAACTGATGCTTGAACTTGATTGCGACCGGGAAAACAGAAAAATCAAATTCCGCTATCATTCCGACGCCGAAGGCGATCACAGCTCCGGTATTCTGAAATGGCGCGAGGCCCCCTCATGAAAATCTGTGCCGTCATCCCGACCCATAACCATCATGATGTACTTGGCGATGTGGTGGCGCGTCTGCGCGAATATGACCTTCCGGTGATCATTATTGATGACGGGTCAAACACGCAAACACACGATGTTGTCGCCGCCCTGCACGATCCCGAAAACGACATCACTTGCCTGCATCTGGACGAAAATGGCGGCAAGGGTGTGGCGGTAATGACCGGCCTTGCCATGGCCGAACGCGCCGGTTTCACCCACGCCATTCAGGTCGATGCCGATGGGCAGCATAACCTTGACCGGATCAAGGAAATGATCCGCATCGCACAAGAAGACCCAACGGCGCTTGTCACCGGCCTTCCGGTCTATGATGACAGCATCCCGCAAAAACGCCGTATCGGGCGCTGGATTTCCCATGTCTGGGTCTGGATCGAAACATTGTCGACCCACATCCGCGACAGCATGTGCGGCTTTCGCGTGTACCCGGTTTCCGAAAGCCTTGCCGTCTGGCGCGAAGAAGGCTGCGGCCATAAAATGGATTTCGACACCGAACTGATGGTACGCCTTTACTGGCGCGGTGTCCCCGTCCATCACGTCCCGACCGAAGTCACCTACCCCGAAAACAACACGTCTAACTTCCGCATGTGGAAGGACAATGTCCTGATAAGCTGGATGCACACCCGGCTGTTCTTTGGCATGCTGGCCCGCCTGCCGGGATTTATTGCGCGTGGTGGCCATTTCGGGCAGAAACACCGCACTGGTATTGATCCCGAAAAACATCCCGAAACCATCGGAGCCCCCGCCAAACACTGGTCGGAAATTGACGAACGCGGCATTTACTGGGGCATCCGGTTCCTCGGCGCGGTTTATCGTTATGGCAGACGTCGGCTGTGTCTGGTGGTGATGTTTCCGGTCATCACTTATTTCTTTGCCACCGGCCGGGTCGCGCGCCGCGCCTCACAGGATTTCCTGTCGCGCGTTGCCGCCATCACCGGTCAACCCAAACCGGGCCTGCGTGACAGTTTCCGCCATTTCATGAATTTCGGCGAAAGTGCTCTGGATAAAATCGCCGCATGGTCGGGCGAAATGAAGATTGATGATCTTGATCTGCCCAACCACGCCGACAGCCTGTTTTCCTATATCCCGCGCGATCAGGCCGTCATCCTGTTCGTCTCGCATTTTGGCAATATCGAACTGGTGCGTGCGATTGCCAGCCGCGACCGCGATTTTCGCGTCAATGTGCTGCTGCATCAAAAAAACGCCGCCCGCTTTGGCCGCGTCTTGCAAAAATTCGCCCCGCAAAGCCAGGTCGATCTGATCGAAGTCACCGATATCGGCCCCGATACCGCGATGCTGCTGCGTGAAAAGGTCGAACGCGGCGAATGGGTCGTCATTGCAGCGGACCGCGTTGCCATTGGCGCACGCGATAAATCGGTGCGCGTCCCGTTTCTGGGCGATCCGGCTCCGTTCCCGCAGGGGCCGTTTGTTCTGGCCCATCTGCTGCAATGCCCGGTCTATATGGTTGCGGCATGGCGCAATGGGAAACGCTTTGAAATCGTCTGGGAAAAACTGGCCGATCAAATCACCCTGCCGCGCGCCAACCGCATCGGTAAAATCACCGAATATGCCGGGCAATATGCCAACTGGCTTGAAAAGCTTGTTGTTACAAAACCGCTGCAATGGTTCAATTTCTATGACTTCTGGGCGAAGAAAAAGGACGAGAATGAATAACAGCCGCACCACTGTGCAGTTTGGCGATGAAAACCTGCGCATCGAAGATATCGTTGCCCTTGCCGAACAGCGTGCCCTGCCCGTCCTGTCATCCGACCCGGAATTCACCACCCGCATTAAGGCCGGGGCCGATTTCCTTGATCGGGAATTGCGCGATCACGGCCATATTTACGGGGTCACCACCGGCTATGGCGATTCCGTATCGCGCCGCGTGCCGCCCGAACTGGTCGCCGAACTGCCGCTTCATCTCAGCCGTTTTCACGGTTGCGGCCTTGGCGATATCCTACCCTCCGATCAGGCGCGCGCTGTCCTTGCCGTCCGGCTTGCATCCCTTTGCACCGGCTATTCCGGTGTCAGCCTTGATCTTCTGCGCCAGCTTGCAGGTCTTCTCGAACACGACATCACACCCCTGATCCCCGAAGAAGGATCGGTCGGCGCCAGCGGCGATCTCACCCCGCTTTCCTACGTGGCCGCCGCCCTGATCGGCGAACGCGACGTGCTGTATCGCGGCCAGAAAATGACCGCATTGGATGCCCTTGCCACGTCCGGGTTAACGCCGTTAACGCTCCGCCCCAAGGAAGCCCTGGCGATCATGAATGGCACATCGGTCATGACCGCCATGATGTGTCAGGCATTCGTGCGTGCGGATTACCTCTGCCGATTGACAGCACGCATCACGTCGCTCGCCTCTATCGGGTTGCTCGGCAATCCCGCCCATTTTGACAAACGCCTGTTTGCCGCCAAACCCCATCCGGGGCAGGCCCGCATTGCCGCCTTTATCGAGGATGACCTTGCCGATCTGGGAGCGAATTATACCCCGGCCCGGTTGCAGGATCGTTATTCGCTGCGCTGTGCGCCGCATGTCATCGGCGTTCTCGCCGACATGATGCCGACCTTCCGCGCAACGCTTGAAACCGAGCTCAACAGTGCGAATGACAACCCGCTGATAGATGTCGAAGGCGAAACCATCCTGCATGGTGGTCATTTCTATGGCGGCCATGTTGCCTTTGTCGCCGATGGCATGAAAACCCTGATCGCCAATCTGGCCGATCTGATGGATCGGCAGATGGCGCTTCTGGTCGATACCAAATTCAATCATGGCCTGCCATCCAACCTGTCGGGATCTGATGCGGATCGCGCTTCGATCAATCATGGGCTGAAGGCCGTGCAGATCGGCGTTTCCGCCTGGACGGCAGAGGCATTGAAAAACACCATGCCCGCCAGCGTCTTTTCGCGCTCGACCGAATGCCACAATCAGGACAAGGTCAGCATGGGAACGATTGCCGCGCGTGATTGCCTGCGCATCCTGCAACTGACCGAACAGGTCGCGGCTGCCAACCTGATTGCCGTCAAACAGGCGATCACGCTGCGTCTTAAAAACGGTGACATCAAACCCGAACAACTTGGCAGTGATATCACCGCCTTCCTTGATGCGCTTGGCAACGACATCCCCTTCATCGCCGAAGATCAGCCGCTCGAAGCAACCCTTCGCCTTCTGATCGACCGCATTCAATCGCGCCACTGGGCGCTTTATGGCGGGGATCTGGCATCATGATCAGCGCATCGGTCAGTGAAACCATCCAGTTCTATCACCTTGATCCGATGAATGTCGTCTGGCACGGCAATTACGTGCAGTTCTTTGAAAATGCCCGCTGCGCGCTGCTGGATCAGATCGACTACAATTATCCGCAAATGGATGCGTCGGGCTATGTCTGGCCGGTGGTGGATATGCGGGTCAAATATGTCCGTCCCTGCACCTTCGGGCAAAACATCACGATCACCGCGACGCTCCGCGAATATGAAAACCGGCTTAAAATCGACTATCTCGTCAGCGACAGCAAAACCGGTGAAAAACTGACCAAGGGCTTCACCATTCAGGTCGCGGTCGAAAAATCCAGCGGCGAAATGCTTTATCGCAGCCCCGATTTCTTCATCGAAAAGATGGAGGCCCTTGTTTGATTCCGATCCGCCGCCTGATCGCATCCGTCGCAACCGCCATCCTGCTGACTGCCAGCATGATCGGCACCGCACGGGCGGATGACATTCCGGCCCCGGCGACCATCGGTACCGAACAATATCTTGGCGGCAGTTTCACCATGGACCGCCATCTTGACGGCTTTGAAAAACCGCTCACCTCGAACGGCGATTTCGTCCTGTCCCCGGCACGCGGGCTGGTCTGGCGCACGTTGCAACCCTTCCCCGGCACCACAATCCTTGATGATCACGGCATCACCCGGATCGATGATCAGGGCAACCGCGACGAACTGGCCCGCGGTGATCAGTTCCGCCAGTTTGTTGAACTGATTTCGGCTGTGCTTGCCGGAAACTGGCAACCGCTGGAACAGCGTTTTGACATCACCAGGGACACAACCGAACAGGGCGCATGGCAGGTCATCCTGACGCCAAAGGATGGCAGCACCATCCAAAACCAGATCAGCAAAATCACCGCCACCGGCACCGATTTTGTTGAAAATGTCCGACTGGAAAAACCGACCGGCGACCATGATGCCATCACCCTTTCGGATCAGGCATTGCAAAGCCTGCCGCTGCCGCCCGAATTTGCCGCCCTTCTGACCGGAACAGGTCAGTAATGGCATTGCGCGCAACCCTCTGGGCCCTGTGCCTGATCACAATGGCGGTTTTTGCCACTTGGCAATTGCGCGGCGGCCATACCGGGATCGATGCCGATATCCTGTCCCTGATCGGGCAGGAAAATGCCGCCCCAAACGGCCCGCAAACTGACATCGCCACCGTCCGTCATCTGCTGGCAAATGATGGTCAGCAGGCGATCTTCATGCTCTCGCATTCTGACCGCGACACACTTGAAACCGCCGCCACTGATTTCGCGGGCCGGATCGCGGCCCTTGATGGCACGCAAACCATCACCCTTCCCCGTCACAACGACAATCGCTTCGCCGACCTGATGGCGCTTTATGGCCCGCACGCCAACAGCCTGCTGTCACCCTCTGATCGCGAAAAACTGGCAAATGGCGACGCCGAAACCCTTTATCGCCGCGCCATTCAGAACCTCTATTCCCCGGCCACAACGCTCAGCAGCCAGTCGCTAAAACAGGACCCGTTTGCCCTGCTGCCCGCCTTCCTGTCCGACCTTGGCGCAAAGCTTGGCACCGGCAATGACGTGATCGCGCGCGATGGGCAATTTTACCTGCCGGTGATGGCAAGCCTGTCACCCGATCTGCGAAGCTCCGGCAACGATCAGAAATGGGTCGCAGATGCCAACACCGCCCTGCAATCCGTCACCGATGCCACCCCCGGCCTAAGCGTTGCCAAAACCGGCCAAATCTTCTTTGCCGTAGCAGAAGCCACCCGCGCGCAATCCGATGTGCAACGCATCGCCATCATCGCGACCATCGGCATCCTTGTGATGATCGGGCTGGTGTTCTACTCGCCCATCCCGCTTTTCGGTGCCCTTCTGGTCGTCGGCAGCGGCCTTTTGGCGGGGCTCGCCGCCGTGGTCGCAATCTTCCCGGCGATCCATGCGATTGCGCTGGTGTTCGGCGCGACCATGATCGGCATTTCGGTCGATTATGCCCTGCATTACCTTGTGCTGTGCTCTGCCGCTGGATCACCCACGGACCGGCTGCACAAAATCCGACCGGGGCTAAGCCTTGGCCTTCTGACATCCGTGATCGGCTTTGGCGCGCTATCGCTCAGCCCCACCCAATTGCTGTCCCAGATCGCGGTTTATTCCATCGCCGGTCTGATCGCGGCCTATTGTTCGGTGCTGTTCCTGCTGCCCCTGATCCCGGCCCGCGATGTCCGGCCATCCTCGCCGATCCGCAAACTGCATGACGGCTTGCAAGCTATCCTTGGCAAAACATTTGCCCCGATCCGCGTTCGCCTGATCGCAAGTGCCGCAATCATCATCACCCTTGCCCTTGCGGCGTTCCTGATCCCCGGCAATAACGATATCCGCCAGTTCGGTCACGGCAATGATGCGCTGATATCAGACGCCGGTAAAATCGCCGATATCCTTGGCCTTGGCGGCAGTCCGGTCTTCATCCGCATTGATGGCGATGATCCGCAAAACCGCCTTGAAACCGGCAAAGCGGTGCGGCATGCCCTGACACCGCTGATCGCCGATAACCGGCTTGGCGGCATGATCGGCCTGTCCGATCTGATCCCCTCGATCACCCGGCAAACCGAAAACCGGGGACTTGTCACAACCGGCCTTTATGATCGCTTTGGCGCGGCCCTGTCCAATCAGTTACCGGTCAATATCACCGCGCCGGACATGGATGCCGGTTACCTTGTCCCCGATGAAGACGCGGCAAAGACATTACCCGAAATCACCCTCCTGCATTCCGGCGGTTCGGACATCATCCGGCTTCGCAACGCCACCGATATCGATGCAATTCGTTTGGCCCTTGCCGATATCCAGAACGTCACCCTGATCAACCCGCCGACCGCGATCAGTGATCAGTTTGCCGCCTATCGCCTGTGGGCATGGATTGCCTTGGGCAGTGCGCTTGGTGTCGCCGCGATCCTCGCGGTGCTGCGTTACGGGTTTCGCACCGGCATCTTCGTTTTTGCCGCCCCCGCCGGGGCCATCCTGTTTGCGGTGCTGGGCGGTTATGTCTTTGGCATCGACCAAAGTTTCTTTACCACCATGGCGCTGTTTCTGGTCTTTGCCATCGGGGCGGATTACGTGCTGTTTTTGGCCGAAAGCCGCAACAGCCCCCATGATGACGACACGCGCCTTGCGGTGTTGCTGTCGCTGATCAGTAGCGTCTTGGCCTTTGGCCTTCTCGCCACATCATCCGTGCCGCTGGTGCGCGATATCGGATCGGTGATTGCCATCGGCCTGATCGGGGCGTGGTTCCTGGCCTTCTGGATGACCGCACCGACAGAAACCAATCATAACACCCAAACCCAAAACCAGCGGGGACAGGAATAGTGAGACCCGATTGCGATATCGCCATCATCGGTGCCGGGCCTGCCGGATCGGTCATTGCCAAATTCCTGCATGATGCCGGCATGGCCGTTACCGTGCTCGAAGCCGAAACCTTCCCGCGCTTCGTGATCGGCGAAAGCCTGCTGCCCAACTGCATGAATGTGCTGGAACGCGCGGGTCTTCTGGATGCCGTGACCGATGCCGGGTTCCAGTTTAAAAACGGTGCCGTCTTCGAATGCGGCCCCCAATATATGTCGATTGATTTCCGCCAGAATTTCGAACCATCCGCTTGCTGGGGCACCACGTTTCAGGTTAAGCGCGCACGCTTTGATCAGATTCTCGCAGCCGAAACCGCCCGCGCCGGGGTCGATATCCGCTTTGGCCACCGCGTCACATCCGCACAACTTGCCGATGGCGATTGCCGCCTTGGCTTCACCGATGAAAATGGCAATCCGGGTGAACTGCGCGCCGGGTTCGTGGTCGACGCCAGCGGCTATGGCCGGGTTCTGCCCCGGATGCTCGGCCTTGCCCGGCCCGGCAAGTCGATTGAACGCCGTGCCCTCTTCACCCATATGCGCGATCACATCACCGATCCCGGCTATGACCGCGAAAAAATCCTGATCACGATGCATCCGACCCGTCATGAAATCTGGTACTGGCTGATCCCGTTTTCCGATGGCACCTCGTCCGTCGGCGCGATCTATCCCGATAATGACCCGGCCTTTGTCGGCATGTCGGATCAGGAAATTTTCAATCAACTGATCAACGATACACGCCTTGGTTCGCTGCTTGCCAAGGCAGAACCGATCCGTGACCTCAATTCCATCGCCGGATATAGCGCGCAGTCGGAAAACCTTTTTGGCGATGGTTATGTCCTGCTCGGCAATTCGGCGGGCTTCCTTGATCCGGTCTTTTCATCGGGGGTCACCATTGCCCTGCATTCCGCCGAACTGGCCGCCAAGGCCTTGATCGCGCGTCATAATCGCAAGTCTGTTGACTGGAACCTGGATTTCGCCGACCCGCTATCAAAGGGGGTCGATACGTTCCGGGCTTACGTCGATGCATGGTATGATGGACGGTTACAGACGATTATTTTCAATCAGCCCGATGACGATTCACAACTGAAACGTATGGTCGTTTCGATCCTTGCAGGTTATGCATGGAACATGGAAAACCCGCTGGTCGCCAAAACCGAACGCTATCTTGAGATGTTGCACGATCTATGCGCTCCGTCGTCGTAAAAACCCTTGTCGCTGGCATGCTTGCCACGGGCCTGAGCGCCTGTGAGACAATGAACATGCCCGATCTGACAATGCCCGACTTTTCCATGCCCGATGTCTTCACATCAACACCGGCGCAAACCGTGATGCTTGACGAGGGCTATGAATTCACCCTGCCCGAACAGCCATGGACCGATGATGACACCATCGACGTCACCCAGCAGGTCACCGCAAACTGGAAAAACACCAGCAGCAACGAAACCGAAACCGGCACCTTTCAGGCCCGCATATCGCTTGAACGCGATCACGCCCGCATCGTCATGATCGATGATCTGGGCCGTCGCGCGATTGATATCGACTGGTCGACCGATGCCCTGTCGGTCCAAACCGCCGACTGGCTGCCCGCAACACTTGATGCCAAACGCATGCTTGCCGATATCGTCATGGTCTATTGGCCGCTCGATGTCGTGCGCGATGCCCTGCCCCGCGATCTGTCGATCCGCGAAACCATGGGTGAGCGCACGCTTCGCATCGATAGCAACGGACGCTTCTATGCCCGGATCGAACGCCCGGTACGCGATGTCTGGCAGGGTTTTGCCAAAATCCGCAACGAACGTTTCGGCTATGTCATCACGATCCAGTCAAAACACACTGGATCGTCGTCATGACGCCGGGCACGCTCTATCTTTCCGCCCTTGGCATCGTATCGGCCCTTGGCACCGGGATCGATGAAACCCGCGCAACCCTGTTTGGCGACCGCCCGGCGGATATGATCGCGCGCGATGGCTTCCTGCCCGACCGCGCCACGATCCTTGGCACTGTCGTCACCGATCCGGCCCCTCTGCCCGAAAACCTTGCCCGTCACGATACCCGCAACAACCGCCTGCTTTGGGCCGCAACGCAGCAGATCGAAACCGACATCACCGATCTGATTGCCGATATTGGCCGCGACCGCATTGGCGTCATCATCGGCACCAGCACATCGGGCATCGAAGAAGGCACAACCGATTACGAAGCCACCCTTGATGGCGGGGCCTTCCCTGAAACGTTCCTGTATAGCCATCAGGAAATCGGATCACCCGCTGATTTCCTGCGCGACGCCTTTGATCTTGGCGGGCCGTCTTACGCGATTTCAACCGCCTGCTCATCCAGTGCCAAGGGTTTTGCCGCCGGGGCGCGCCTGATCAATACCGGGCTGTGTGATGCGGTTCTGGTCGGCGGCGTCGATAGCCTCTGCCGTCTGACCGTGCGCGGCTTTGATGCCCTGCAATCGGTATCAAACGGCATTTGTAATCCCATGAGCATCAATCGCGACGGTATCAATATCGGCGAAGGGGCCGCGATCTTCATCCTCCGCCGTAATGCGGGCGACATCGAATTGCTCGGTGTCGGTGAAAGCTCCGACGCCCATCACCCCAACGCCCCGCATCCCGATGGCCGGGGGGCGGCAATAGCCATGCAAAACGCGCTGGCCAATGCCAAACTCAAACCATCCGACATCGACTATATCAATCTGCATGGCACCGCGACCCCGCTTAATGACGGGATGGAGGCACGTGCGGTTTGCGATGTCTTGGGGGCCAATGCCCAGGCAAGCTCCACCAAACCCATAACCGGCCATACGCTGGGCGCTGCGGGTGCCATCGAAGCCGCGATGCTCTGGCTCTCGCTTTGCGATGCCGCCGATGGCGCGCCCCTGCCGCGCCATATCTGGGATGGTGCATCTGATCCCGAAATTCCCGACATCAATCTGGTGACCGAACCGGGCACGAGATTGGCGCCAGCGGATCGCCTCGCGATGATGAGCAACTCTTTTGCCTTTGGCGGCAGCAACGTCTCGGTCATTCTGGGCCGTGGCTGGAACCGGGGGAACCGCGCATGAATGCGTCTGTAAAACCGGCCTTCCCACCGGTCGAAACACTGGTGCCGCACGCGGCCCCCATGCTTCTGATCGACCGCATTCTCGCTGCCGACGCCGAAAGCCTGACGGCCGAAGTCCGCATCACCAAAAACAGCCTGTTCTTCACCCCCATGCACGGCGTCCCCGTCTATGTCGGGATTGAATATATCGCCCAGTCGGTGGCGGCCTATAGCGGCTGGCGCGCCCAGTCTGCTGCCCCCGGCACAGCACCCAAAATCGGTTATCTGCTCGGCACGCGCAAAATGACCATGGCATGCGATGGCTTTGCCGATGGCGATGTACTTGTCATCCATGTGCAGAACATTTTCGAAGACGGCGAAATGGGTGTGTTTGACGGTGAAGTTCGCAAAGGCGATGAAATCCTTGTGAGTGCGCGCATCAATGTCTATCAGCCCGACGACGCAGCAACCCCATCCGAAACCCCAACCAGCAACCAAGAAACGACAAAGCCATGACAGAAACCATTCTGGTAACAGGTGCAAGCAAGGGGATCGGTGCCGCAACCGCGCGCCGTCTTGCAAGGGACGGTTTTGATATCGTCGTCCATTATCATTCCGATCAGGACGGGGCCGAAACCGTCCGCGATGACATCATTGCCCTTGGCCGTACCGCACGTCTGATCCGGTTCGATATCGCCGACCGCGACGCGACGCGCGCGGCACTTGAGGCCGACATTGCCGATCATGGCGCGCCTTACGGTGTGATCCTCAATGCCGGGCTGACCCGCGATGGACCTTTCCCGGCCCTTGAAGACGACGATTGGGACCGGGTTCTGCACACCAATCTCGATGGCTTTTATAATGTGATCAAACCGCTGATCATGCCGATCATTCAACGGCGCAAGGGCGGGCGTATCGTGGCGCTCACCTCCATCGCCGGGATTGCTGGCAATCGCGGGCAGGTCAATTACGCGGCGTCAAAGGCCGGGATCATCGGGGCGGTCAAATCGCTTGCCCTTGAACTCGCCAAACGCAAAATCACCGTCAATGCCGTCGCGCCCGGCGTGATCGAAACCCAGATGACCGGCGACCTGCCCGCGGACGAGGTCAAGGCGATGATCCCGATGCGTCGCTACGGCACAACGGATGAAGTCGCCGCCACCATCGCGTTTCTGTGCAGCCCCGATGCGTCCTACATCACGCGTCAGGTCATCAGTGTGAATGGGGGCATGTTATGAGCAAAGGCACATCCTCCACCCGCCGCGTGGTCATCACCGGCATGGCGGGCATCACCGCCCTTGGTGATAATTGGGAAACCATTTCATCGCGCATGGCAGCGGGCGAAACCGGCATCCGGCGCATGGATGACTGGGACGGCAAATATGATCTGCGCACCCGCCTTGCCGCCCCCGTGCAGGATTTCACGCTCAAGGGCAAATTCAGCCGCAAACAGCTCCGCAGTATGGGCCGTGTCGCCCAGATGTCGGTCGATGCCACCGACAAGGCACTCGAAATGGCGGGGCTTCGTGATGATACCGCCATCTTGCAAGGCGGGCGTCTTGGCATTGCCTATGGCTCGTCATTTGGCAGCACCCCGCCCGTTCTCGGCTTCACCCGCCTGATGGAACATGGCGACAGCAACGCCATCACCGCCACCAGCTATATCCAAATGATGAGCCACACGGCAGCCGTCAATATCGGCGTGCTCTATGGCATTTCCGGGCGCATCATCCCGACCTCGACCGCCTGCACATCGGGCAGCATGGGGATCGGTTATGCCTACGAGGCGATCAAATTCGGCATGCAGGATCTGATGATCGCAGGCGGGGCCGAAGAACTCTGCCCCACCATGGTCGCCGTGTTCGATACCCTCTTTGCCACCAGTACCAGTAACGATACCCCGGAACTCTCCCCGCGCCCCTATGATGCAAGGCGCGATGGTCTGGTAATCGGCGAAGGGGCCGGAACGCTTATTCTGGAAGAATACGAACACGCCAAGGCCCGCGGGGCGACCATTTACGGTGAAATCGTCGGCTTCGCCAGCAATTCCGACGGCGCACACATCACCCAACCCGCCGCCGATAAAATGGAAGTCGCCCTTCGTAAATCGCTTGAAACGGCTGGCCTATCCCCCTCCGATATCGATATCGTCAATGGCCACGGCACCGCGACGGATCATGGCGACCTCGCCGAAAGCAGGGCGACCCGTGCGGTGTTTGACCGCGCCATTCCGATGCACACGCTCAAGGGCCATTTCGGCCATAGCCTCGGCGCATGTGGTGCCATCGAGGCATGGCTTGGCCTTGAAATGATGCGCGAAGGCAAATTTGTCGCCACCGCCAATCTTGAACAGGTCGACCCGGAATGCGCCGAACTTGATTACATCTTTGGCGACGCCAGACGCCTCTCGGCGGAACATATGATGAGCAACAATTTCGCCTTTGGCGGCATCAACACATCCCTGATCTTACGGCAAATCTAGGGTCGCCCATCCCAACAAAAACCCCGGCATCTGCCGGGGTTTTGCGTTTCAGGCCGCATTTATATCCGCCGGGATCGATGCCGTCGCCTCGATCTCGATCAGGGCTTCGTCTTCGACAAGGGCGCTTACCACCACCATCGTCATCGCCGGGAAATTCTTGCCAAGCACGCGGCGATAGGCCTCGCCGACCTCGCGCTGTTTCGCAAGATATTCCTTCTTGTCGACCACGTACCATGTCAGCCGCGTCAAATGTTCCGGCCCGCCACCGGCGGCCTCCAGCACATCGACAATATTGCGCAGCGCCTGTTCCATCTGACCGACGAAATCCTTGGCGACAAAGACCTGATCGGCCGTCCAGCCGATCTGCCCGCCGATATAAAGCGGTACCCCGTCGGCCAGCACGCCATTTGCGTAACCCTTGGGCGGTTTCCATCCGTCTGGCTGAATGATTTTATGCATCTTTTTCTACCATTTCATTGATTTCGTTGTCGATTTTGGCACGCAAATCATCGGGCCACGGCACCGATTTCCCGGCACCTCTTCTGGTAAACACCAGCGTCGCTGTCATCGA
The Thalassospira xiamenensis M-5 = DSM 17429 DNA segment above includes these coding regions:
- a CDS encoding glycosyltransferase family 2 protein, translated to MKICAVIPTHNHHDVLGDVVARLREYDLPVIIIDDGSNTQTHDVVAALHDPENDITCLHLDENGGKGVAVMTGLAMAERAGFTHAIQVDADGQHNLDRIKEMIRIAQEDPTALVTGLPVYDDSIPQKRRIGRWISHVWVWIETLSTHIRDSMCGFRVYPVSESLAVWREEGCGHKMDFDTELMVRLYWRGVPVHHVPTEVTYPENNTSNFRMWKDNVLISWMHTRLFFGMLARLPGFIARGGHFGQKHRTGIDPEKHPETIGAPAKHWSEIDERGIYWGIRFLGAVYRYGRRRLCLVVMFPVITYFFATGRVARRASQDFLSRVAAITGQPKPGLRDSFRHFMNFGESALDKIAAWSGEMKIDDLDLPNHADSLFSYIPRDQAVILFVSHFGNIELVRAIASRDRDFRVNVLLHQKNAARFGRVLQKFAPQSQVDLIEVTDIGPDTAMLLREKVERGEWVVIAADRVAIGARDKSVRVPFLGDPAPFPQGPFVLAHLLQCPVYMVAAWRNGKRFEIVWEKLADQITLPRANRIGKITEYAGQYANWLEKLVVTKPLQWFNFYDFWAKKKDENE
- a CDS encoding HAL/PAL/TAL family ammonia-lyase, whose product is MNNSRTTVQFGDENLRIEDIVALAEQRALPVLSSDPEFTTRIKAGADFLDRELRDHGHIYGVTTGYGDSVSRRVPPELVAELPLHLSRFHGCGLGDILPSDQARAVLAVRLASLCTGYSGVSLDLLRQLAGLLEHDITPLIPEEGSVGASGDLTPLSYVAAALIGERDVLYRGQKMTALDALATSGLTPLTLRPKEALAIMNGTSVMTAMMCQAFVRADYLCRLTARITSLASIGLLGNPAHFDKRLFAAKPHPGQARIAAFIEDDLADLGANYTPARLQDRYSLRCAPHVIGVLADMMPTFRATLETELNSANDNPLIDVEGETILHGGHFYGGHVAFVADGMKTLIANLADLMDRQMALLVDTKFNHGLPSNLSGSDADRASINHGLKAVQIGVSAWTAEALKNTMPASVFSRSTECHNQDKVSMGTIAARDCLRILQLTEQVAAANLIAVKQAITLRLKNGDIKPEQLGSDITAFLDALGNDIPFIAEDQPLEATLRLLIDRIQSRHWALYGGDLAS
- a CDS encoding acyl-CoA thioesterase — translated: MISASVSETIQFYHLDPMNVVWHGNYVQFFENARCALLDQIDYNYPQMDASGYVWPVVDMRVKYVRPCTFGQNITITATLREYENRLKIDYLVSDSKTGEKLTKGFTIQVAVEKSSGEMLYRSPDFFIEKMEALV
- a CDS encoding LolA family protein; translated protein: MIPIRRLIASVATAILLTASMIGTARADDIPAPATIGTEQYLGGSFTMDRHLDGFEKPLTSNGDFVLSPARGLVWRTLQPFPGTTILDDHGITRIDDQGNRDELARGDQFRQFVELISAVLAGNWQPLEQRFDITRDTTEQGAWQVILTPKDGSTIQNQISKITATGTDFVENVRLEKPTGDHDAITLSDQALQSLPLPPEFAALLTGTGQ
- a CDS encoding MMPL family transporter, whose amino-acid sequence is MALRATLWALCLITMAVFATWQLRGGHTGIDADILSLIGQENAAPNGPQTDIATVRHLLANDGQQAIFMLSHSDRDTLETAATDFAGRIAALDGTQTITLPRHNDNRFADLMALYGPHANSLLSPSDREKLANGDAETLYRRAIQNLYSPATTLSSQSLKQDPFALLPAFLSDLGAKLGTGNDVIARDGQFYLPVMASLSPDLRSSGNDQKWVADANTALQSVTDATPGLSVAKTGQIFFAVAEATRAQSDVQRIAIIATIGILVMIGLVFYSPIPLFGALLVVGSGLLAGLAAVVAIFPAIHAIALVFGATMIGISVDYALHYLVLCSAAGSPTDRLHKIRPGLSLGLLTSVIGFGALSLSPTQLLSQIAVYSIAGLIAAYCSVLFLLPLIPARDVRPSSPIRKLHDGLQAILGKTFAPIRVRLIASAAIIITLALAAFLIPGNNDIRQFGHGNDALISDAGKIADILGLGGSPVFIRIDGDDPQNRLETGKAVRHALTPLIADNRLGGMIGLSDLIPSITRQTENRGLVTTGLYDRFGAALSNQLPVNITAPDMDAGYLVPDEDAAKTLPEITLLHSGGSDIIRLRNATDIDAIRLALADIQNVTLINPPTAISDQFAAYRLWAWIALGSALGVAAILAVLRYGFRTGIFVFAAPAGAILFAVLGGYVFGIDQSFFTTMALFLVFAIGADYVLFLAESRNSPHDDDTRLAVLLSLISSVLAFGLLATSSVPLVRDIGSVIAIGLIGAWFLAFWMTAPTETNHNTQTQNQRGQE